The following proteins are co-located in the Polystyrenella longa genome:
- a CDS encoding sigma-70 family RNA polymerase sigma factor, which yields MTNTKISQTTQFLQALSQGDQAASEKLLPIVYEELRRLASYFLKNERVGHTLQPTDLVHEAYLKLVNQDKVEWEGRSHFIAIAARQMRRILVDYARARATHKRGGDLERIPLDRAIVFSHDKPEDILSLEDMLLKLERLDERQAELVELRFYGGLTVEQAAKHLGISKRTAELEWKMIRAWFRKELKKEDG from the coding sequence ATGACTAACACGAAAATTTCACAAACGACGCAGTTCTTGCAGGCCCTATCCCAAGGGGATCAGGCAGCGTCCGAAAAGCTGTTGCCCATTGTCTACGAGGAATTGCGACGGTTGGCGTCCTACTTTTTGAAGAACGAGCGCGTCGGACATACGCTCCAGCCGACGGATCTGGTACACGAGGCGTACCTTAAACTGGTGAACCAGGATAAGGTGGAGTGGGAAGGTCGCTCGCATTTTATCGCGATTGCGGCGCGTCAGATGCGACGTATTCTGGTCGATTATGCCCGTGCAAGAGCAACACATAAGCGAGGTGGCGATCTGGAGCGAATTCCGCTGGATCGAGCAATCGTATTTTCGCACGATAAACCCGAGGACATCCTGAGCCTGGAAGACATGTTGTTGAAACTGGAACGCCTCGACGAGCGCCAGGCTGAGCTGGTAGAACTTCGTTTTTATGGAGGCCTGACAGTCGAACAAGCCGCGAAGCACTTGGGGATCTCTAAACGAACGGCCGAACTCGAATGGAAAATGATCCGGGCCTGGTTCCGCAAAGAATTGAAAAAAGAGGACGGCTGA
- a CDS encoding LuxR C-terminal-related transcriptional regulator, whose translation MYDANPQPPIRVLLADSHKSIADAFSYVFQNVYNMVVVATTENTQETREAIEFHKPQLVLLSVDLPGSSPFALVADLSKEMPEINTAFLADRGADVLVDQAIRAGATGFLLKSDPILELVQHCRRIACGGTSFSTEIKEKLEQKEGSRHYRLDSKSTLSALTKRQLEVLRRLAEGDSVKKIANDLHISSKSVDSHKYRLMQRLGIHDRVELCRLAIREGLIHA comes from the coding sequence ATGTATGACGCCAATCCGCAACCACCTATCCGTGTCCTGTTGGCCGATTCTCATAAATCAATTGCTGATGCTTTTTCTTATGTTTTTCAGAACGTCTATAACATGGTTGTTGTAGCAACGACGGAAAACACCCAGGAAACTCGGGAAGCTATCGAGTTCCATAAACCGCAACTCGTTCTATTGAGCGTCGATCTGCCGGGCAGTTCTCCCTTTGCACTGGTCGCTGACTTGTCAAAAGAGATGCCCGAGATCAATACCGCATTCCTGGCAGATCGCGGAGCGGACGTGCTTGTTGACCAAGCCATCCGAGCCGGTGCCACCGGGTTCCTGCTCAAGTCTGATCCTATCCTGGAACTCGTACAACACTGTCGCCGTATCGCTTGTGGCGGGACGAGTTTCTCTACGGAAATTAAAGAGAAACTCGAGCAAAAAGAAGGTTCTCGTCACTACCGGTTGGATAGTAAAAGCACGCTGAGCGCTTTAACTAAACGTCAACTGGAAGTACTGCGACGCCTGGCCGAAGGAGACTCCGTGAAGAAGATCGCTAACGATCTACACATCTCTTCCAAGTCGGTCGACAGTCACAAATACCGTCTGATGCAACGACTCGGTATCCATGATCGTGTTGAACTTTGCCGACTGGCGATTCGTGAAGGCTTGATCCACGCCTGA
- a CDS encoding ThuA domain-containing protein, whose translation MKRSLFYGTLPVLFVLTLSLFAEAAPKAKVLFVGKQPDHPFATHMYLHTSEMLAKCLKLNGEIETVISDGWPKEASQLEGIDTIVVYSTPAAEFLFDSPFRDQVIEQLDKGVGLVTIHWASSIYEKNLDRLGPVWTSYLGGTWISNVGQHTGKSHLTQLAPDHPISHGWDEYEIYDEYYLNPSITDAATPVLEITANDNPVVVGWAFEREQNDGRSYGTTLGHFYENFQDDAFRKMIVNAILWTAHVDVPKEGAKVDLSEADLALPEKPEE comes from the coding sequence ATGAAACGCTCTCTCTTTTACGGCACTTTGCCCGTACTCTTCGTCCTCACGCTATCCCTCTTCGCTGAGGCCGCCCCTAAAGCCAAAGTTCTGTTCGTCGGCAAGCAGCCCGATCATCCTTTCGCGACGCATATGTATTTACATACGAGTGAGATGCTGGCGAAGTGTTTGAAATTGAATGGAGAGATCGAAACTGTCATCAGCGATGGTTGGCCGAAAGAGGCTTCTCAACTGGAAGGGATCGACACCATCGTCGTCTATTCGACGCCGGCGGCCGAGTTTCTGTTCGACAGTCCATTTCGCGATCAAGTGATCGAGCAGCTAGACAAAGGCGTGGGGCTCGTCACGATTCACTGGGCCTCTTCCATCTACGAGAAAAACCTGGATCGACTGGGGCCAGTTTGGACGAGTTACTTGGGCGGCACCTGGATCAGTAACGTGGGGCAGCACACTGGCAAGTCGCATCTGACACAACTGGCTCCGGACCACCCGATTAGCCACGGGTGGGACGAGTACGAGATTTACGACGAATACTACCTCAACCCGTCCATCACCGACGCCGCCACTCCCGTTCTTGAAATCACGGCCAATGACAACCCCGTGGTCGTCGGTTGGGCCTTTGAACGAGAACAGAACGACGGTCGCTCCTACGGTACGACGCTTGGTCATTTCTACGAAAATTTCCAGGACGATGCTTTCCGCAAGATGATCGTCAACGCGATCCTCTGGACCGCCCATGTCGATGTGCCCAAGGAGGGTGCCAAAGTTGATTTAAGCGAAGCCGATTTAGCGCTGCCGGAAAAGCCGGAGGAATAA